One part of the Caproiciproducens sp. CPB-2 genome encodes these proteins:
- the hisD gene encoding histidinol dehydrogenase translates to MIQLVRKGGSRDFISRLKQRNEETDREVESAVSEIIENVRRHGDDAVCGYTLKFDGSLPEKPEISAAEMKELTGRCEPDFLSALARAAENIRDFHSRQKQQSWFQTDESGVMMGQRIRGLSKVGIYVPGGTAAYPSSVLMNAIPAKIAGVKEIIMVTPPGKDGKPNPDILAAALTAGVGRVFLAGGAQAVAALAFGTETIPKVDKIVGPGNIYVATAKKQLYGTVDIDMIAGPSEILIIADETAHPEFLAADLMSQAEHDVLASAILLTTSEKIAEQTVAQIDRQLPQLSRREIISKSLDRFGAVVVCESMEEAVSFANELAPEHLEVCAANPMEYIGKIDNAGSVFLGNYSPEPLGDYFAGPNHVLPTSGTARFFSPLSVDSFIKKSSFIYYTEDALKSAQKDIIQLAEAEGLTAHANSIKVRR, encoded by the coding sequence GTGATACAGCTTGTGAGAAAAGGCGGCAGCCGCGATTTTATCAGTCGGCTGAAACAAAGGAATGAGGAGACCGACAGGGAAGTGGAATCGGCCGTCTCGGAAATTATTGAAAATGTACGCCGTCACGGCGATGACGCGGTTTGCGGCTATACCCTGAAATTTGACGGCAGCCTGCCCGAAAAACCAGAAATTTCCGCCGCGGAAATGAAGGAACTTACCGGCCGGTGTGAACCGGATTTTTTGTCCGCGCTCGCCAGAGCCGCGGAGAACATCAGGGATTTTCATTCCCGGCAGAAACAGCAGAGCTGGTTTCAAACCGATGAAAGCGGAGTAATGATGGGGCAGCGCATTCGCGGCCTGTCAAAAGTCGGTATCTATGTGCCGGGCGGAACGGCGGCTTATCCTTCTTCCGTCCTGATGAATGCGATTCCCGCCAAAATTGCCGGAGTAAAAGAAATCATCATGGTGACGCCTCCCGGAAAGGACGGAAAACCCAATCCGGATATCCTGGCGGCGGCGCTGACCGCCGGGGTCGGCCGCGTCTTTCTGGCCGGCGGGGCGCAGGCGGTCGCGGCGCTTGCATTCGGGACCGAAACCATCCCTAAGGTCGATAAAATTGTCGGCCCGGGAAATATTTATGTAGCCACCGCCAAAAAGCAGCTTTACGGCACCGTCGATATCGATATGATCGCCGGCCCGAGCGAAATCCTGATTATCGCGGACGAAACGGCGCATCCGGAATTTCTGGCGGCTGACCTGATGTCGCAGGCCGAACACGACGTGCTTGCCTCCGCTATTCTGCTGACGACTTCAGAGAAAATCGCGGAGCAGACGGTTGCCCAGATTGACCGGCAGCTTCCCCAGCTGTCGCGCAGGGAAATCATTTCCAAATCACTGGACCGTTTTGGCGCGGTGGTGGTATGCGAAAGCATGGAGGAAGCCGTTTCCTTTGCCAACGAGCTGGCGCCGGAGCACCTTGAGGTTTGCGCCGCAAACCCGATGGAATATATCGGAAAAATCGACAACGCCGGTTCCGTTTTTCTCGGCAACTATTCGCCGGAGCCGCTTGGCGACTATTTCGCGGGACCGAACCACGTTTTGCCCACCAGTGGGACCGCGCGCTTTTTCTCCCCGCTTTCGGTGGACAGCTTTATCAAGAAATCCAGCTTTATCTATTATACGGAAGATGCGCTGAAATCGGCGCAGAAGGATATTATTCAGCTCGCAGAGGCCGAGGGCCTGACCGCTCACGCGAATTCGATTAAAGTGAGGCGCTGA
- the hisG gene encoding ATP phosphoribosyltransferase, producing the protein MKPLRIALTKGRLENDTVALFEKIGFDCSAVRNKGRKLILPVCGNRFEVVLAKAADVITYVEHGACDLGVVGKDTILEHGSGFYEVLDLGFGRCKFALAGPKNRDFFSGYSSKTIATKYPNVARNYFESKGMDVRIIKIEGSVELAPLLGLSDAIVDIVETGSTLKENGLEVIESIYDISARLIVNAASLKIRKTEIESLAEEMDRAKEGTA; encoded by the coding sequence ATGAAACCACTTAGAATCGCCCTTACGAAGGGCAGGCTTGAAAATGATACCGTTGCCTTATTTGAGAAAATCGGCTTTGACTGTTCCGCCGTAAGAAATAAAGGGCGCAAACTGATTCTGCCGGTTTGCGGGAACCGGTTTGAGGTGGTTCTTGCCAAAGCCGCCGATGTCATCACCTATGTGGAGCACGGCGCCTGTGACCTGGGAGTCGTGGGAAAAGATACGATTCTGGAGCATGGAAGCGGCTTTTATGAAGTGCTGGACCTTGGCTTCGGCAGATGCAAATTTGCCCTTGCCGGTCCGAAGAACCGGGATTTTTTCAGCGGATATTCCTCTAAAACCATTGCTACGAAGTACCCGAATGTCGCGAGAAATTATTTTGAAAGCAAAGGAATGGACGTCAGGATCATAAAAATTGAGGGGTCCGTCGAGCTGGCACCGCTTCTGGGCCTTTCCGACGCGATCGTAGACATTGTTGAAACGGGTTCTACCCTGAAAGAAAACGGGCTCGAAGTGATTGAAAGCATCTATGATATTTCCGCGAGGCTGATTGTCAACGCGGCAAGCCTGAAAATCCGAAAAACGGAAATAGAGAGCCTTGCGGAAGAGATGGACCGGGCAAAGGAGGGAACAGCGTGA
- the hisZ gene encoding ATP phosphoribosyltransferase regulatory subunit translates to MKKYNKVTPEGTKDLLFEECLVRRDVEKTLRDVFSSRGFNEVVTPGLEFYDVFDPNFSGIGQEVMYKMSDRRGRLTVMRPDSTMPIARLAATRLQALPKPIRLFYTQPIYRNNPALTGRSDETAQTGIELLGADGMRADLEVIMTAIEALGKCVPDFRFELGHAGLFRALAEQLPISDDLREDIRSAIESKNYASLNRILDGLEQSRPVTAMRTLPRLFGGEEVFAHAEPFCSDEKSGGMLKYLHELYRSLSRRGLGDKMIVDLGLVQRNDYYTNIVFSAYVEDCGDAVLLGGRYDNLLGYFDFPMPAIGFAINVDAISKIMLEHGTLYSVMPADVLVHGETNFEMEALNYASTLIEKGLKCENSIFETKEKALEYAKTRGIRRVDCIGDRIETINLI, encoded by the coding sequence ATGAAAAAATATAACAAAGTCACTCCGGAGGGGACGAAAGACCTTCTTTTTGAAGAATGCCTGGTGCGCAGGGATGTGGAGAAAACCCTGAGGGATGTCTTTTCTTCCAGGGGCTTCAATGAAGTGGTTACTCCCGGTTTGGAGTTCTATGATGTGTTTGACCCGAATTTTTCCGGAATCGGGCAGGAGGTCATGTATAAAATGTCCGACCGCCGCGGAAGACTGACTGTTATGCGGCCGGATTCCACCATGCCGATCGCGCGTCTGGCCGCGACCAGACTGCAGGCCTTACCGAAGCCGATCAGGCTTTTTTACACACAGCCCATCTACCGCAACAATCCGGCCCTGACGGGCCGCAGCGACGAAACGGCCCAGACCGGGATTGAGCTTCTCGGCGCGGACGGAATGCGCGCGGACCTTGAAGTGATCATGACGGCAATCGAGGCGCTGGGAAAGTGTGTCCCTGATTTTCGGTTTGAACTGGGTCACGCCGGACTTTTCCGCGCATTGGCCGAGCAGCTGCCTATTTCCGACGACCTGCGCGAGGATATCCGCAGCGCCATTGAATCGAAAAATTACGCGTCGCTGAACAGAATCCTTGACGGTCTGGAGCAATCCCGGCCGGTAACGGCGATGCGCACGCTTCCGCGCCTTTTCGGCGGGGAAGAGGTGTTTGCGCATGCGGAGCCGTTTTGTTCCGACGAAAAGTCCGGAGGAATGCTAAAATATCTGCACGAGCTTTACCGCTCCTTGAGCCGCCGCGGCCTTGGCGATAAGATGATTGTCGATTTGGGTCTGGTACAGCGCAACGATTATTACACCAATATCGTTTTCAGCGCTTATGTGGAAGACTGCGGTGACGCGGTCCTTCTGGGCGGAAGATACGACAATCTTCTCGGTTACTTTGACTTTCCGATGCCGGCTATCGGGTTCGCGATCAACGTGGACGCGATTTCCAAGATCATGCTGGAACACGGTACGCTCTATTCCGTTATGCCGGCGGACGTTCTGGTTCACGGAGAGACCAATTTTGAAATGGAGGCCCTGAACTATGCTTCCACACTGATTGAAAAGGGTCTGAAATGCGAAAACAGTATCTTTGAGACAAAAGAGAAAGCGCTGGAATATGCGAAAACGCGCGGAATCAGGCGCGTGGACTGTATCGGAGACCGTATTGAGACCATAAATCTGATATAG